A window of Mycolicibacterium madagascariense genomic DNA:
CGCGGGCAGAGTCGGAGGCTGCGGTGATCAGATGCGGGAGGGCCGCGCGCGTGGCGTACAGCGTCCCAAGGACGTTGACCGAGACCAGCGCCTCCCAGTCGGACAGGGGCGCTTCGACGGCCCGACCCATGCGCATCAGCCCTGCGTTGTTCACCAGGATGTCGAGTCGGCCGAGTTCGGCGACGATGCGATCTATGGCGGCGCGGACGGAGTCGGCATCGGCGACGTCCGCGGGAACCGCCAGCGCGCGGCCACCGTTGGCCGTGACGGTGGCCGCCACGTGCTCGAGTCGATCCACGCGCCGGGCGAGCAGTGCCACCGTCGCGCCACGCGCCGCCAACGTCACCGCGGTGGCGGCGCCGATGCCGCTGCTGGCACCGGTCACGACGGCGACCGTTCCCGAGAGTGCTTCCATCGCTGCGGCGACCTCCCCTAGTTCGACCTGGATGGGGCGCCGAGGACGTCACCGAACACGTACCCGTCGTGCTCTCCGAGATTGGGCGCCCCGTTCTCGATCGTGGCGTTGTCGGTCGACATCCGCCACGACGCGCCAAGCACCGGGCGCAGACCCTCCACGTGATCACTGACGAAGCGGAAACACTCTCGGGCCCAGAGCATGTCGTCGGCGATGACGTCGAGGGCGGTGGCACTCTTGGCCGCTGGAACTCCAGCTGCGCGCAGCCGTTGCACCAGATCGTCGACGTCGCGGTCGCGGGTGAGGGCGGCCAGCTCGTCGTCCAGCGCGTCGGCACCCGCGAGGCGAACGGTCCGCGTGCCGTACGCCGATGCCAATTGCCCTGGTGCCGAAAGAGTTTGGCACAGCCGCCGCCATT
This region includes:
- a CDS encoding SDR family NAD(P)-dependent oxidoreductase, whose translation is MEALSGTVAVVTGASSGIGAATAVTLAARGATVALLARRVDRLEHVAATVTANGGRALAVPADVADADSVRAAIDRIVAELGRLDILVNNAGLMRMGRAVEAPLSDWEALVSVNVLGTLYATRAALPHLITAASDSARGVADVVTVSSTAGRVARPGTAVYSLTKFGINAFTEGLRQEVLGSRVRVGIVAPGTVDTEISDGLRPEYREAFERQTADMVKLRSEDVADAVAYMVTRDRRVAVNDILIRAAEQTW